A single genomic interval of Hoplias malabaricus isolate fHopMal1 chromosome 7, fHopMal1.hap1, whole genome shotgun sequence harbors:
- the ptgs2b gene encoding prostaglandin G/H synthase 2, with amino-acid sequence MLWFASIYLYLFLGSLACGGANPCCSQPCQNRGVCTALGNDSYECDCTRTGYYGQNCTKPEFFTQIKISLKPTPNTVHYILTHFKGLWNIINNISFLRDAIMRYVLTSRSHLIDSPPTYNSDYGYKSWEAYSNLSYFTRTLPPVSQDCPTPMGVAGHKVLPDVKIVAEKLLLRRKFIPDPQRTSLMFAFFAQHFTHQFFKTDMKKGPAFTRGKNHGVDLNHIYGEELERQHKLRLFKDGKLKFQVVDGEVYPPTVSDVQVDMHYPPHVPESQRFVVGHEAFGLVPGLMMYATIWLREHNRVCDILKVEHPDWDDERLFQTTRLILIGETIKIVIEDYVQHLSGYHFKLKFDPELLFSQRFQYQNRISSEFNTLYHWHPLMPDNFHIQDEVYSYKQFLFNTSILTHYGVNHLVESFTKQIAGRVAGGRNVAPAVLMVAMKSIENSRLMRFQSLNAYRKRFNMKPYTSFEDMTGEKEMAAELEELYGDVDAVEMYTGLLVEKPRQNAIFGETMVEMGAPYSLKGLMGNPICSPEYWKPSTFGGKVGFDIVNSASLQKLVCNNVKGPCPLASFHVPNVKDSVLTTINASTAHSSQKEVNPTVILKERTSEL; translated from the exons ATGCTCTGGTTTGCGTCTATCTATCTGTACCTGTTTTTGGGGAGCTTGGCTTGCGGAGGAG CAAATCCATGTTGCTCCCAGCCATGCCAGAATCGAGGAGTTTGTACAGCACTTGGCAATGACTCTTATGAATGTGACTGCACACGCACTGGATACTATGGGCAGAACTGCACAAAAC CTGAATTCTTCACCCAGATCAAAATAAGCCTGAAACCGACACCAAACACAGTGCACTACATCCTCACTCATTTCAAAGGCCTGTGGAATATCATCAACAATATTTCATTCCTGAGGGATGCCATCATGCGCTATGTTCTGACAT CACGGTCCCATTTGATCGACAGTCCTCCAACCTATAATTCGGACTATGGGTACAAGAGCTGGGAGGCCTATTCCAATCTGTCCTACTTCACACGCACCTTACCCCCTGTTTCTCAGGACTGCCCAACGCCGATGGGTGTCGCAG GTCACAAAGTGTTGCCAgatgtgaagattgtagctgagAAGCTCCTGCTGAGGAGGAAGTTCATCCCTGATCCGCAGCGCACCAGTCTGATGTTTGCTTTCTTTGCCCAGCATTTTACCCATCAGTTCTTCAAAACTGATATGAAGAAAGGCCCAGCATTCACCAGAGGAAAGAACCatgga GTTGACTTGAATCATATTTACGGAGAGGAACTTGAACGCCAGCACAAGCTGCGTCTCTTTAAAGACGGAAAGCTAAAATTTCAG gttgTGGACGGGGAGGTGTACCCTCCCACAGTCAGCGACGTCCAAGTGGATATGCACTACCCTCCCCATGTACCTGAGTCTCAGCGCTTTGTTGTAGGTCACGAAGCCTTTGGTCTGGTCCCAGGTCTCATGATGTACGCTACAATTTGGCTTCGGGAACACAACCGTGTCTGTGACATTCTCAAAGTGGAGCATCCAGACTGGGACGATGAGCGACTCTTCCAGACCACACGACTCATCCTCATTG GTGAAACCATTAAAATCGTAATTGAGGATTATGTGCAGCATTTGAGTGGCTACCACTTCAAGCTCAAATTTGACCCGGAGCTGCTGTTCAGCCAGCGCTTCCAGTACCAGAATCGGATCTCCTCCGAATTTAACACCCTCTACCACTGGCACCCTCTTATGCCTGACAACTTCCATATCCAGGATGAAGTTTACAGCTACAAACAGTTCCTCTTCAACACCTCCATTTTGACACACTATGGGGTCAACCACCTGGTGGAGTCTTTCACTAAGCAGATAGCAGGCAGG GTGGCTGGTGGTCGCAATGTTGCACCTGCGGTGTTGATGGTTGCTATGAAATCAATAGAGAACAGCAGACTGATGCGCTTCCAGTCACTGAACGCTTACAGAAAACGCTTCAATATGAAGCCATATACTTCCTTTGAAGATATGACAG GTGAAAAGGAGATGGCAGCAGAGCTGGAGGAGCTGTACGGGGACGTGGACGCTGTAGAGATGTACACTGGCCTGCTAGTTGAGAAGCCCCGGCAGAATGCCATCTTCGGAGAAACCATGGTGGAGATGGGTGCCCCCTACTCTCTGAAAGGCCTTATGGGAAACCCCATATGCTCCCCTGAGTACTGGAAACCCAGTACATTCGGTGGCAAAGTTGGCTTCGACATTGTCAACAGTGCATCCCTGCAGAAGCTAGTCTGTAATAATGTCAAGGGGCCTTGTCCCCTGGCATCTTTCCATGTGCCTAATGTAAAGGACTCTGTACTGACCACTATTAACGCAAGTACTGCCCATTCCAGTCAAAAAGAAGTCAACCCAACAGTTATTCTTAAAGAAAGAACATCTGAACTCTGA